Genomic segment of Saprospiraceae bacterium:
GTCAGCTGGATGAATCGGAAAGGGCGGATGTTTAATCCATTAAACAATTTGAAATTCCAGCTCGATTTAAAAACTGTTTCATTCCCTCCCTTTTATTCACATCCAATTCATAATGAATGTTGTGTTTAAAATAGGATTCCAGAATTTGTGAATTGTATTCCTCTTTTTTATAAATCAATTGATCAATGGATGCAATACTCTTTTTAAAAGCTTCATTCAAAATATTTTGTTGCTCTTTGGAAATTTGTTTGGTAGCGACCCAAACTGCAAACACAAAAGGCAATCCGGTTAAAGCATACCAGATTTCACCTAAATCATATTCAAAGGCATACCTCCCTTCCAGTTCAAATGCAGCATCCCCTATTTTTAATTTTGCAAATTGTGCATTTGACAATTCATCGGATTCCTTAATTAATTTTATGGAAGAATTTTTCCAATAATCTCTAAGTAGAATTCTTAATAATTCATTAGAAGTCCTGGAAGCAGAATCTAATACAATAGAATCAATGGACTCAATGGATTGATTTGAAAATAATTTAACCGTTCGAACCGGCCCAACGCAGGCAATGCAATAGTCTGAAATTAAATACAGTTTTTCAAAATCTGAAATGGCTCCAATTGGCAATAAAGCCAA
This window contains:
- a CDS encoding menaquinone biosynthesis protein, coding for MKVACVEYLNALPFTDALEILFKKNQLNYIKAVPANCANLLKTGAVDLALLPIGAISDFEKLYLISDYCIACVGPVRTVKLFSNQSIESIDSIVLDSASRTSNELLRILLRDYWKNSSIKLIKESDELSNAQFAKLKIGDAAFELEGRYAFEYDLGEIWYALTGLPFVFAVWVATKQISKEQQNILNEAFKKSIASIDQLIYKKEEYNSQILESYFKHNIHYELDVNKREGMKQFLNRAGISNCLMD